A portion of the Thunnus maccoyii chromosome 20, fThuMac1.1, whole genome shotgun sequence genome contains these proteins:
- the LOC121887318 gene encoding microfibril-associated glycoprotein 4-like: MNCARLYLVAFWYKDCHYANPSKVYHWGADDTIHGVGVVWSHWKGFNYSLKTISMDLSTFMATDVRATGLKSLSLCSVSAAVFLLQLVSVVLLLLAPVLTSCFFLPLDCSDIYHHNNSQSSGMYTIYPIGVTSAVQVYCDMDSDGGRWTVFQRRMDGSLNFYRPWDHYKKGFGIAAGEYWLGLENLFYLTQNKSELLVDMEDFSGNKVFARYSSFSIESESNGYKLHVSGFTDGGAGDGLRVHNGQKFSTFDNDQDSSSNNCAKLYLGAFWYKNCHAANPNGVYRWGEDETIYAIGVVWKNWKDFNYSLKAISMKIRPVQ, encoded by the exons GGGGCTGATGACACTATACATGGTGTAGGAGTGGTGTGGTCCCACTGGAAGGGCTTTAACTACTCCTTGAAGACCATCAGCATGGATCTCAGTACTTTCATGGCTACAGATGTTAGGGCAACTGGTCTGAAGTCATTGAG CCtctgttctgtgtctgctgctgtaTTTCTGTTGCAGCTGGTTTCAGTGGTTCTCCTCCTGCTGGCTCCAGTGTTGACCTCCTGCTTCTTTCTCCCGCTGGACTGCAGTGACATCTATCACCATAACAACAGCCAATCCAGTGGTATGTACACCATCTATCCTATCGGAGTCACGTCTGCTGTCCAG gtgtactGTGACATGGACTCAGACGGAGGACGGTGGACG GTGTTCCAGAGGAGGATGGACGGCTCGCTGAACTTCTACAGGCCCTGGGATCACTACAAGAAGGGCTTTGGTATCGCTGCTGGAGAGTACTGGCTCG gccTTGAGAATCTCTTCTATCTGACTCAGAACAAGTCCGAGCTGCTGGTCGACATGGAGGACTTCAGTGGAAACAAAGTGTTTGCTCGTTACTCCTCGTTCTCCATTGAATCAGAGTCCAACGGATACAAACTGCATGTGTCTGGATTCACTGATGGAGGAGCAG GAGACGGCCTGCGTGTTCACAACGGACAGAAGTTCTCCACCTTTGACAACGACCAGGACTCCAGCAGCAACAACTGTGCCAAACTCTACCTGGGGGCGTTCTGGTACAAAAACTGTCACGCAGCAAACCCCAACGGGGTTTATCGCTGGGGGGAAGATGAGACTATCTATGCCATTGGAGTGGTGTGGAAGAACTGGAAGGACTTTAACTACTCCCTGAAGGCCATCAGCATGAAGATTCGTCCTGTGCAGTAA